The Malaclemys terrapin pileata isolate rMalTer1 chromosome 7, rMalTer1.hap1, whole genome shotgun sequence nucleotide sequence GTTCCCGTGGGGGAAAGAGTCCAAAGCATGAGTACCGTCCTACGCCAAGACACccttgacctgctgctgaactgatCCAGGATGTGGGGGAATGAGGGGCATGTCTTCACTTGGAGATGAACAACCAAGAGGGCTTGGCATGGGGCATACTGGCCCTTCAAGGCTGAGGAGGGATCACGCTATCCCATTGCAGGGACTGCCTGGCATCCCTGAAGGAGAGCGAGTGGCTTCGGGGCAGCGTTTTGAAGTCTAAGAATGGGCCCAGGCTGCTCCTGTTTAGACAGAGCGTAGGAGTATGAGCAGAGCATGCTTCTCCACCCTGTCTCTCCCTGCACCATGGGGGTtgctgcagcccctgcagggggGTGTCTCTTCCCCTTTGCTCTTGCCTCTTGCGGCCATATCAGATCTCTGGAGGGGGCCTGGGTGCCCGGAGGGAGGAGTCAGGGTTGTTTGCGTGTGTTTGGACTCTAGCACCAGACTCTCAGGCTGCATTTTGGGACTTTGCCACAAGACCCCTGGTGGGAGTCTGGACGGTCTGGAGAAAGATGTCcctggagtgggctggggctggcagggtgaGGCTTAGCTCTGGGTTGTACAGCCAGAGCAGCATCTTAAAGCCCTACTGTCTCTTAGAAACCACGTCATCTGACACACCTGGGCTGACACCTCCCTTTCCATGTGTAACTATGGTGTTCCCCATTGCGTAACCAGCCCCTTTCAtgctgttgggggggagggggagagttgaACCTGGCACCTTCAGTCCCCAAAATGCAAGCTGCTACTGCTTGAGCTGATCAAGTCCCTCCCTTAGCAGCTAGCTCATAcacttgaaggccagaagggaccaccatgctcatctactctgacctccggcacattgcaggccacagacctcactcacccactcctgtaatgcacccacagcctctggctgagtttctGACAATGTGGAGTAGGCTCTTAAGTTACATGGAGCAGCTATTAAAGGGTGGCACAGCCACATAGTGCTCGCAGGGGTTACACTTCGTGGGCATTTTGACTGGGAGTTGTGACAGGCACTGGATGAATAAGGGATTTCTTGTTTCGCTGGCAGTTTAGAAAAATAACAAATCATTTGGGGTCAAACCAAAACCAGTGTTTTATGAAATATTCCGGCGAAGCGAGAAGTCGAAACAAAAATTGCTGCTCAACCCGAATCGGATTGTTGCAGCGTCACAAAACCCAAACCTCTGGAGTTGAGACATTTCCACTTTCGTGCATTTGGAcaaaagcaaaaagaaacaaaGGGTGGAGGAGACCTGGCTTTAATTCTTCCCTCTGTCTGGGGGGAAGGGATTTGAACCAGGCTCTGTCATCTCTCACGCGAGTGCCCTATCACTGAGCGATAGGGTATTCCAATAAGAGGGCTTCCTCACTCTCTCCTCTTCAAGCTGCTCCACTGTGTCTAAACAATTAAATAGCCATTGGAGCGGGAGGCCTGTGTCGGGTCTCTTATACCCGAGGGGAGTGCCCTACCCatcaggctatagagtcattctcatgctcaGTCTCTGGCCCAGCGACTATCCAACTGGAGAGCCTTTAACTCTGAGTCCCAAGGGAATCTGCTTTTCTTCTCCCCTTGCTGTTTTTTCAGTGGGTCATCCCCATAGAGTCACGGAACCCTCAATTTAACAAGCTTCCTTAATGTTTTCGTGACCCCAAACCTAAGAAATAGCATAGATCAAGCTGGGAAAGCCTTGTTGTCTCCCCCTCCACCAAAGCAAGCCAGCCATCTGTAAATCAGTCAGGTCTGCTAAACCCAACCTGCCCCATGCCCCGCCACTTACAGCATCCTGTGCCGTCTCCTTCTCCTGAAAGgtcccttctcttccctccccaaggGGCCTTGAAAGCCAAGCCTCTTTATAGTGGAGTTGTGATTGAGCCCCTCCAGGCcactgaggtccctttcaatcctgatattctatgattctatgaattactTCTCAGCTGAGGTTCAGGTCCCCTGACTTTATAGTCTGGAGGCTATCTCCCCCACTCGTGAGGCTGATGGCTTTGTTTAAATGTACCTTTGTGTTCCTTGCCTGACAACCAGGCTGGTCAGCCAAGCAGATACTCATTCCCTTGTCTAGGGCAGGCTAGACTTACGcactgcttgccaaacacattttaataacATAATCCGAGCACATATCCATAACTCTTTGTACAGACCCTCTACACGCACCATGCAAagatattaatgatcagtgagttattagttgtCCAGTGATATATTACATGCCATCTTGTGGGTATATATCGTGACAAtggtgtgttaggtgtagtgagtgtgTCAGGTCTGGAAAGAGCTGCTGTCATGGAGCAGCAAACCAACAGCAGGTCACTGTGTCACAACCCCTTGAAGACAGTCCTGCTCTGACATGGCCTGTTAGAGACGGGGTGATACTGAAATGATGGAGGAAGAACCTTGTGCGTGTGTGCGTTTGTATGTATTGGGGAGGCTCCTTCTCTTTGCAGCCAGAGGAGAGAGGTAAGTGGGCAGGTGAGATTTCCCAAATGACTGTGTTAGGGCTGAGGGCAcgtatgctgcagaggaagattggggagaggtggagggggagcagcaaggcagggagagagggtgaGTATCGGGGGTTGTCACTCTTTGAGCGGGATGCACAAGATGTTCCGCCATTTAAGACGGTGCCACCTGCTGCGTTCTGGTGTCTCTGTCctgctccaccatctctgtgGTCCCCTGGGCGTGGGGTGTAGTTCAGGAAGGCTGCAGACACTGTGATCAGGCCCCTTGTGTAAGTGTTTGCGGCATCGGGGCCACAGCCCTTACATATTGGATCACGTGTAAGACAGGAAAGGACAGGCTTTGCCGAGAGTGTTGATGAATTTGTGCATCCTGGGTCCCTATTGTCTCCCTTTTTGCCTTGTGTCTAACAGGTAGATGTCACCTCGGTGCACAGCTCCGCTGGACTGCCCTGGATGAGGCTCGTTCAAGCAGCAGCCAATAGCAAGGAACAGAACTTGGAAGCCTACTTAAAAAACAGCCAGTTGTACTATCGATCTACTAGAAAAATAGGCAAAAACGAGGAGCTCCTTGTGTGGTACGATGAGGAGCTTTCCAGCCTCCTGGGTTTCAGCGCGATCGAAGCCAGGACTCTCCAAACCGGTGAGTACTGAAGGGAAAATTGCCAGACGCTGAGGTTGTGCGGGTATCACTGAGGGCAAGATCTTTGTTACAGGTGATGCTGGGCAAGCGGGGAAGGgaccagcttgactctcagatcccaggctgggCTTTCAAGGTTGGGCAGTTAGAAGCAAATCTTTTTACTGGTGCACTGAGCTGGAGTCAATGAAGGGAGTCTTCCAGCCATGGTAAATAGTCTTGTGCTAACAGGGCTTGAGCTAGCTCACTAAGGATAGCTGTTTGGACGTTGCTGCTCCAGCGGAGACTTGGGCTAGCTGCTCGAGCCTAGGGGTTCGGGTGTGCTGCCCTAGGGTCAGAGGTTAGCTCGAATGATGTAACTGAACTGGGCTACAGAAAACAGCTCAGGGTCTGAACACTTCTTGATGCAGAGCAATCTGCTTAAATTAGCCAAGACTTGGGTAAGTGTAGATGGTTCTGATTCTCAGGGGCTCTTGGGAACACATTTGGGTGGGAGAGATTCACTTATACTAAGTGaattgctttgaaaatgagtAACACAGAAAGCAGTACAATCTTTTAAAGAAACACTGCACATAGGGAAAGATTGACAGCTTCACACCACTACTCAAAAGGCTGTAGTGTAACTTATGGTGTGATTTTTAAACGGACTTTGTCAAATTGGTGCTAAACCCAGTGTGGAGGGTCTCGAATTGATTTAAATCTGGCTTGTAGCAGGATAGCTTGTATTAGTAAATTTGCTGTCTGCTATAACCCATTTTAAACCGATAGAAATGTGTCCACACAGGAGTCTGCACCCAGTCTGCTTTCAAACTGATTTTAGTGAAACCAGTGCAACTTgtgtgtgtggacacacttagATCGGTTTAAAATTGGTTATAGTGGCCTGTGAAGGAGCAGAGGGACTGCTGCCgggcacagcaggggttaaagaaaaCCTCTGGGTTCAGCTAGCCCCGCCCCGTTATACCtgtagccaatgccaggcctggagggggggagaaaagaagggagcctggctcagtcaaggccattttggtgccctacacagccctAGGCCTCCGTGTGTGGGGGCTGGgttagggggcagggggaaaacaACCCTCCAGCACGAGCCGGTGAAGCGGAGCCAGTTGGGGCTGGGTTGCTCCACTTTCGGCCGCCCAGTGAGTGCAAGCCAGGCCCGACCCCGCACTCACCAGGcggtgggaagtggagtgacctggccccagcctgctccgctctgctcctctggctcccagcctttggACTTGGGGGTAGGGgcaactgccccccagcactcaccagcggcgCGGCTGGGAGCCAGCGGCATGGAGCGGGCTGGGCCCGGGTCGCTGCACTTACcgccgctggtgagtgcaggcccgacccctgctgcagtcctcaggggagtgggggcggggctggggcggagcaggggtgggaagaggtggggctagtacagagcaggggcgggggccatggggaatataaataaatataatggagatatcccatctcctagaactggaagggaccttgacaggtcatcgagtccagccccctgccttcactagcaggaccaagtactgattttgccccagatccctaagtggccccctcaaggattgaactcacaaccctgggtttagcaggccaatgctcaaaccactgagctatccctccccccagggaaggggcaaagcaggggctggagcagcacgcagctgtgtagggcatcaggaaatttggtgccccaaatttcctggtggcCTAATGCAGCTGCATACTTTGTGTATGGTTAGGGACGGCCCTGGGCACCTGGACTAGTGGGGCCACTCCCCAACTAAAAGACTTGCATAGGGAGCAGGCTAGGAAAACAGGCCCTGAAACCCCCTCACAGCTGGGAAAAAGATCCATCTCCCCTGTTTAGGGGTTGAACGACACAGGAACCTGGGCCAGGACCTGAGGGAGAAGGAGGGCTCAAGTCTCCCTACAGCCCACCTAACCAACGATCTAGCCACTGGGCTGCCCAGCCACTGAGGGCCCTatcacaccaactcaaagtgggaATGTTTTTTTTGTATaacctaaggtgtgaatttaaatcaGTAGAGTTTTATATCGGTATAACTCTCCTCCCACATAGACATGAGGTATAAGATAGCCTTTTTATCAGTTTAGCTTATGTCGCTTTGGAGGggatgttagggttaccatattttgtgcctccaaatggaggacactccacggggccccggccccgcccacgccccgcccacgccccgccccaactccgccccctccccaaagtctccgccccctcccctgcttcccgcgaacatttgattcatgggaagcctgaagcaggtaagggggagtgtggggggaggaggcgcggcccaggctggtcccctggtggctccagcctgggtcggctcgggccctggggtgccggccccggcccccggccgaccacccccggcccgcccagcactgccggcccccggcggcccggcgcaccccccggcggcccggcacaccccccggcttccggccccgcgaccccggctcccagcccccggcccggccccgcgaccccggctcccggccccgcgaccccggaccggggcccggccccccggccccgcaaccccggactggctcccggccccacgggcccggctccccggccccgcgaccccggctccccggccccgcgaccccggaccggctcccggccccgcgggcctgaccccccggccccgtgggtctggccccctggccccgcgaccccggaccggctcccggccccgcgggcccggccccctggccccgcaaccccggactggctcccggccccgcgaccccagctccccggcccggaccccggcctggcaccgcgcccacggctccccgcccagccccgcgcccagcccggcccggcactgcacccctggcccccggcctggcactgcgcccctggttcccggcccggcactgcgcgcccggctcctggaccccggcccggcaccgcgcacCCGGCCCGGctccatgcccccggccccgcgaccccggcccggccccgcaccggccccggccccacaccgccgaccccagccaaagaggccccggccgagcaccaccgagccctccctccctcccgattttcccggacatgcccggcttttggggatttccccccggacggggatttgagcccccaaaagccggacatgtccgggaaaatccagacgtatggtaaccctaggggatgtaaatgaaatagaaaaaaaggcctcttattccagaataggaGTGTTTTACGAATACCGGTGTACCTCTGTCAGTATAACTGGTAGGACTGTCCCCTGTACACTGGCTTCCCGAGTGATCTATGGAGGAGAGAGAGGTGCAAGCCACATTTGGATTCTGCTTTTGGATCCACAGCGGTGCTTGAAGCTGGGTTTCTCATTGAGACCATTGTAAAGATGATTTGCGTGTTGGCAAGATCAGGTGCAGATCTGGGTTTTGGGCTTTGAGCTGCCACAGAATTCGGAGGATCGATTCAGGCCAGTGTCTGCTGTGAGCACTTGACTCAGCAGCCAGCATCGGGGTGTGGAACGTATGGAAGGAAATGTATGCGAGGTGCCTCCTGTAGCAAGATGGCACCTGACCCTGCACTCCAGTTAGCTTGACTCCAGTGCCCCAGCTATGGAGTTGCTCCTGGTTTAGACCAGTGTCAGCCAGAGCAGCCAGGCCTTAAAAGAAGCCGGGACTCTGACTATGCAAAACTCAATGGCTATTTTCTGTTTCCGCAGAGCTCAGGTGCCCGGAATGTGAGCAGGCCTTTAAAGGCGGGCACTCCTATCTGGCCCACGTCCGCTTCCTCTGCGTCCCGGAGAAGAACGCTCCGCCGTGGAGAAATCTCCAGGAGCAGAAGGCTGGGAAGGGCCACTTGCCTGACCAGGCCACAAACTTCCACAGCCTGgcaagggatctggaggtcaaaATAGCCACATGGAGAGACGACCCCCGTGGACTGTCAGGGGAGAAGAGAACAAAGTCGGAAGAGGCGGAGAGCAACAGGAGCAGGAAAACGGTGTTGTTAGAGAAGACAAATAACCTAGGGGAAGCTAACAGTTATgggggcaaggaggaggcggTGCGGGAACACGCCTTCGCTGGCTCCGTCTGGAAGCTCAGCTCAGGGAAGCTGTCGGCGAAGAAGGATGCCTTGGAGCAGAAACAGAGCGCTTTCACCGAGGTCAGGAGGATGAAGGACCGGCTGAGGAATGAGAGAGCGAAGGAGGTGGAGCAAGGGGGTGGCCTGGGCCAGTTTGGCAAAGAGCAGATGCCCAAGGACATGGTGCTGAGCTCCTCAGGTAGCGCGTTCTCTTTCGTATGGCCCACCCGAGCCCGGGGGGAGCAGAAAAGTGCTTTTAGTAAGCCAACCAAGTGTCTGGTGGACAGGGCTGCCGGGAATTCCTCCCATCCCATGACCGAGCTACCGAAGAGCCTGGGGGAGCTGTCTGGCTTCATCACCACAGCGGACATCATGTGCTACAACAACCTTTTGAATTCCAAGTTCTTTGTCAGTGACTTGTGTAATTCTCAGGCGCTGCAGACAAGCATCAGCCGGAGAAACGCTTTCCCATATACCTCAGAACCGTGGCCAAAACAAGTTGGGGGGCAGCTGCAAAccgccaccaccacctcctcctcttcctcttcctccttgacTCTGCTGCCGCCCACCTTCACATCCTTTGGGGTGGCCGCCCAGAACTGGTGCGCAAAATGCAACCTCTCCTTCCGCATGACGTCCGACTTAGTCTTCCACATGCGGTCCCATCACAAAAAGGACTACTCCTCAGCTGAGTCTCAGTGCAAGAGGAGACGGGAGGAGAAGCTAACGTGTCCAATCTGCCACGAGTACTTTCGGGAACGGCACCATTTATCCCGACACATGACCTCTCATAATTAGAGCTGGGTAGACTGAGCCGACCACAGGACTGGGTTGGGGGAAGCgggatggggagggaaaacaTTAGTTTGTctcattatttttttcagtgtttaaatTAATTTCTTATAGGAAACAGCTGCTTACAATAATTTATAATTGATGCTTCACAAAAAATATATGTTTACATGAGACCGAGTGGTCGTCGGTTTTGAAAATGCAGCCAAGCCCTTGTTGGTATATTTTTGAGGAAATAAAATGAtgaaatgaatgaaaatgttttattaatttgGGCTCGAAGCTGCTGCTTTACAGACAACAATCTGTTGTAGCCATGTGTGAGAGATGCTGTTACGTGCA carries:
- the ZNF488 gene encoding zinc finger protein 488; protein product: MELTSLPKLLWTSDNKLLHHHFPDVFATVHTTQDIPEEASFGPCMLQNTLLDTVAFIALKCSERRNIHYVFKVDVTSVHSSAGLPWMRLVQAAANSKEQNLEAYLKNSQLYYRSTRKIGKNEELLVWYDEELSSLLGFSAIEARTLQTELRCPECEQAFKGGHSYLAHVRFLCVPEKNAPPWRNLQEQKAGKGHLPDQATNFHSLARDLEVKIATWRDDPRGLSGEKRTKSEEAESNRSRKTVLLEKTNNLGEANSYGGKEEAVREHAFAGSVWKLSSGKLSAKKDALEQKQSAFTEVRRMKDRLRNERAKEVEQGGGLGQFGKEQMPKDMVLSSSGSAFSFVWPTRARGEQKSAFSKPTKCLVDRAAGNSSHPMTELPKSLGELSGFITTADIMCYNNLLNSKFFVSDLCNSQALQTSISRRNAFPYTSEPWPKQVGGQLQTATTTSSSSSSSLTLLPPTFTSFGVAAQNWCAKCNLSFRMTSDLVFHMRSHHKKDYSSAESQCKRRREEKLTCPICHEYFRERHHLSRHMTSHN